In one Melospiza melodia melodia isolate bMelMel2 chromosome 5, bMelMel2.pri, whole genome shotgun sequence genomic region, the following are encoded:
- the BMP3 gene encoding bone morphogenetic protein 3 isoform X2 produces MCSTPSQAFRLPGEKGSPEGQEVYVFNLTSLTESENVLSASVYYYIGDLLHVKWNCSEPSGCSHHQHRKPEIQIHLSVWTFPSAGSPARSLGHFLINVSSAYQDVLSWQWKDITRLLHEAKQNNELLISVKMDLPGHHPWERASSSHEPYILIYANDSAISEPESVVSTLRGHRHPLARALPKPQGHRRRRRSANVLLPLQNNELPGAQYQYGEEQSWEGTRPYKTFQPQLADRARSKKKQRKSHLQKSQTLQFDEQTLKKARRKQWNEPRSCARRYLKVDFADIGWSEWIISPKSFDAYYCSGECQFPIPKAMKPSNHATIQSIVRAVGVVPGIPEPCCVPDKMSSLSILFFDENKNVVLKVYPNMTVESCACR; encoded by the exons GGAGCCCCGAGGGCCAGGAGGTGTACGTTTTTAACCTGACATCACTCACAGAGTCTGAAAATGTCCTGTCAGCCTCAGTGTATTATTATATTGGTGATCTGCTACATGTGAAGTGGAACTGTTCTGAGCCCAGTGGCTGTTCCCATCACCAGCACAGGAAACCTGAAATTCAGATACACCTTTCAGTTTGGACCTTTCCTTCAGCTGGGAGCCCGGCTCGGAGCCTGGGACATTTCCTCATCAATGTCTCCTCTGCTTACCAGGATGTCCTCTCCTGGCAGTGGAAGGACATTACTCGGCTCCTGCACGAGGCAAAGCAAAACAACGAGCTGCTGATCAGCGTTAAAATGGATCTGCCCGGCCATCATCCCTGGGAAAGGGCCTCTTCCTCCCACGAGCCCTACATCCTGATATATGCCAACGATTCCGCCATCTCCGAGCCTGAGAGCGTCGTGTCCACTCTGCGAGGACACCGTCATCCTCTGGCCAGGGCCCTTCCCAAGCCACAAGGCCACAGGAGGAGGAGACGCTCTGCGAACGTCCTGTTGCCGCTGCAGAACAACGAGCTCCCAGGAGCCCAGTACCAGTAcggggaggagcagagctgggagggcaCGAGGCCCTACAAGACCTTCCAGCCACAGCTGGCAGACAGGGCCAGGAGCAAGAAGAAGCAGAGGAAGAGCCATCTGCAGAAGAGCCAGACTCTGCAGTTTGATGAGCAGACACTGAAGAAGGCGAGGAGGAAGCAGTGGAACGAGCCCAGGAGCTGCGCCCGGCGCTACCTCAAGGTGGATTTTGCAGACATCGGCTGGAGCGAGTGGATTATTTCCCCCAAGTCCTTCGATGCCTATTACTGCTCAGGAGAATGCCAATTCCCAATTCCAAAG GCCATGAAGCCATCCAACCATGCCACCATCCAGAGCATTGTGAGAGCCGTCGGAGTCGTCCCCGGCATCCCCGAGCCTTGCTGTGTTCCTGACAAAATGTCTTCCCTCAGTATCTTATTCTTTGATGAGAACAAGAACGTGGTTCTGAAGGTGTACCCCAACATGACAGTGGAGTCCTGTGCGTGCAGATAA